The window GACacccgtccatccatccatccatatatccAAACGGAACCGTGATCCATCAAAGCGACCCAAATGGACGATCGCCCATGTGGCCTCAACGGGGCGGCACAGCCCCGAAGACGATAACAGCACAAGTTGCACACCGCTCGCTCTCCCACATCGTCGATCCATTTATTCCGTGATATTATATGCAACCCAGAAAGAAAGAAATATTCGGGCAGGGCAATTTAATATCCCATCCGCGCAACATGCGAATCGGGAGCAAATCGCTGCCAAAAGTAAACCCCCGATGCAGCGCCGGAAACCCCACACCTATATATACGCCACCCTCACGCTTGCCTTCTTCTTGCAACTCCTCACACCATCTCCCTTTATTCACTCCTCACCTCCGCACACACTCTGCTTCTCTCTGAGCTCCTCTACTCTGTTTCACTGCCcactcgtcgtctccagcgcgcgcATAAAAATGGAGGGGTGGACGCGCGGGAAATGCATCGGGAAGGGCGCGTTCGGCACCGTGCACTTGGCCGTCCACAGGGCCACCGGCCGCGCCTTCGCGGTCAAGTCGGTCCACGCCAAGGGCGCCGCGCCGGCTGCCGCGATGGCGTGCCTGGAGACCGAGATAAGGATCTTGAGGCGGCTGTCCTCGCCGTACGTCGTGGCGTACCTCGGTGACGACGCCACGGCTTCGTCTAGGAACCTGCACATGGAGCTCGTCTCGGGCGGGAGCgcggcggcgaggggcgcggcCGGCCTTGGCGAGCGCGCGGCGCGGTGCGTCCTGCGGCGGGTCGCCGCCGCCCTGCACTACCTCCACGACGTCGCCGGGGTCGTGCACGGGGACGTGAAGGGGCGGAacgtgctcgtcggcggcgacggtgcCGAGTACGGCAGCTCCAAGCTCGCCGATTTCGGCGCGGCGAGGCTTGTTTCAGAGCCGGCGCCGCGAGGGCCCCGTGGCACGCCGGCGTGGAtggcgccggaggtggcccgcGGCGGCGCGTCTACGCCGGCGTCCGACGTGTGGTCGCTCGGGTGCACGGCGGTGGAGCTGCTCACCGGGAAGCGGCCATGGTCGGAGATGGGCGGCGCCCTCGAGGTCGGCGAGCTGCTGCTCCACATCGGTTACGGCGTGAAGCGACCGGAGCTCCCCGCGTGCCTCTCCGACTCCTGCAGCGACTTCCTCGACAAGTGCCTCCGCCGCGACGCTGGCGAGCGGTGGAGCTGCGAGCAGCTGCTGCGCCACCCGT is drawn from Triticum dicoccoides isolate Atlit2015 ecotype Zavitan chromosome 4A, WEW_v2.0, whole genome shotgun sequence and contains these coding sequences:
- the LOC119283454 gene encoding mitogen-activated protein kinase kinase kinase 18-like, yielding MQRRKPHTYIYATLTLAFFLQLLTPSPFIHSSPPHTLCFSLSSSTLFHCPLVVSSARIKMEGWTRGKCIGKGAFGTVHLAVHRATGRAFAVKSVHAKGAAPAAAMACLETEIRILRRLSSPYVVAYLGDDATASSRNLHMELVSGGSAAARGAAGLGERAARCVLRRVAAALHYLHDVAGVVHGDVKGRNVLVGGDGAEYGSSKLADFGAARLVSEPAPRGPRGTPAWMAPEVARGGASTPASDVWSLGCTAVELLTGKRPWSEMGGALEVGELLLHIGYGVKRPELPACLSDSCSDFLDKCLRRDAGERWSCEQLLRHPFLSADPHDAGEPSPSPSPRAVLDWAASDSDSDASSDCHPAADIEDEVIMASAKGRIAELASDRPRPDWVRELEEGPTWAPDTWAPPPSLEMSTDAVLLPLVPSPSDAATVAGAGNGGAGGPAVSRDGVLVTGGSDGGSCRVRGRCWCDDRRGYHKCGSGIDRPPCWPPLAVASVLVSCILSHLIQSMILFQQADGELILFFVTVSGSVFFTAQFLVLVSLVVLTFDF